One Candidatus Zixiibacteriota bacterium genomic window, GAGGACCAAGCCGCACGTGAACGTCGGGACGATCGGGCACGTGGATCATGGCAAGACCACCTTGACAGCGGCGATAACCATGGTATTATCACGCCGGGGAT contains:
- a CDS encoding GTP-binding protein; this translates as MAKAKFVRTKPHVNVGTIGHVDHGKTTLTAAITMVLSRRG